A single window of Dermochelys coriacea isolate rDerCor1 chromosome 14, rDerCor1.pri.v4, whole genome shotgun sequence DNA harbors:
- the LOC119843336 gene encoding butyrophilin subfamily 1 member A1-like isoform X3, producing the protein MKILSFCHSSRASSPLPGFVVFFLICSVLKMESAKFTVIGPRDPVIAILSQEAVLPCHLSPRMSAANMELRWYRSQFASFVHLYRDGKDQYDGQMPEYWRRTELLKAGFTDGNVALKILNIRHSDEGQYHCFVQDDTFYEETILELRVAGLGSAPLISVEGHQDGGIRVVCRSAGWYPEPEVLWKNLNGRHLPSLCETKSQGDNNMFETETVIILTEHSNQNLSCCIRNIFLNQEKESAVYIADPFFPRVNSWMVALSVILVVLFGFIGHTVYLFKMKDKRDKEISKLQIEIDKQNNELRWRRSVAPIKKGN; encoded by the exons ATGAAGATTCTCTCATTCTGCCACAGCTCCAGAGCCAGCTCCcctctccctggttttgttgttttcttcctTATTTGTTCTGTTCTCAAGATGGAATCAG CAAAGTTCACAGTGATTGGACCCCGTGACCCTGTCATTGCCATCCTGAGTCAGGAAGCTGTGTTACCCTGTCACCTGTCCCCACGGATGAGCGCTGCAAACATGGAGCTGAGATGGTACCGATCTCAGTTTGCATCTTTTGTGCACCTGTATCGTGATGGGAAGGATCAGTATGATGGGCAGATGCCAGAGTATtggagaaggacagagcttttGAAAGCTGGATTCACCGATGGAAATGTTGCCTTGAAGATTCTCAATATCAGACACTCTGATGAAGGACAATACCACTGCTTTGTTCAAGATGATACTTTTTATGAAGAAACCATATTGGAACTGCGAGTAGCAG GTCTGGGCTCTGCTCCTCTCATCTCTGTTGAGGGTCACCAGGATGGAGGGATCCGGGTGGTTTGTCGATCAGCTGGTTGGTACCCAGAGCCTGAGGTGCTGTGGAAAAATCTCAATGGACGACATTTACCATCACTCTGTGAAACAAAATCCCAAGGGGATAACAACATGTTTGAAACAGAAACTGTGATCATTCTAACAGAACATTCAAACCAAAACTTATCCTGTTGCATCAGGAACATCTTTCTCAATCAAGAAAAGGAATCAGCAGTTTATATAGCAG ATCCATTTTTCCCGAGGGTGAATTCCTGGATGGTGGCTCTCAGTGTGATCCtggtggttttgtttggtttcatTGGTCACACTGTTTATCTCTTTAAAATGAAAG ACAAACGAGATAAAGAAATAA gCAAACTACAGATAGAAATTG ACAAACAAAATAACGAACTAA GGTGGAGAAGATCTGTGGCACCTATAAAAAAAGGTAATTAA
- the LOC119843336 gene encoding butyrophilin subfamily 3 member A2-like isoform X2, which produces MKILSFCHSSRASSPLPGFVVFFLICSVLKMESAKFTVIGPRDPVIAILSQEAVLPCHLSPRMSAANMELRWYRSQFASFVHLYRDGKDQYDGQMPEYWRRTELLKAGFTDGNVALKILNIRHSDEGQYHCFVQDDTFYEETILELRVAGLGSAPLISVEGHQDGGIRVVCRSAGWYPEPEVLWKNLNGRHLPSLCETKSQGDNNMFETETVIILTEHSNQNLSCCIRNIFLNQEKESAVYIADPFFPRVNSWMVALSVILVVLFGFIGHTVYLFKMKDQVTMKMKILSFCHSSRASSPLPGFIVFFFNCYVHRIESGRNPPCGCCFLEDFFRPLKCLNNMLDIKSVERLPVCKLNHARSSAPSLFNFCPDCIAAAGLFYLLLG; this is translated from the exons ATGAAGATTCTCTCATTCTGCCACAGCTCCAGAGCCAGCTCCcctctccctggttttgttgttttcttcctTATTTGTTCTGTTCTCAAGATGGAATCAG CAAAGTTCACAGTGATTGGACCCCGTGACCCTGTCATTGCCATCCTGAGTCAGGAAGCTGTGTTACCCTGTCACCTGTCCCCACGGATGAGCGCTGCAAACATGGAGCTGAGATGGTACCGATCTCAGTTTGCATCTTTTGTGCACCTGTATCGTGATGGGAAGGATCAGTATGATGGGCAGATGCCAGAGTATtggagaaggacagagcttttGAAAGCTGGATTCACCGATGGAAATGTTGCCTTGAAGATTCTCAATATCAGACACTCTGATGAAGGACAATACCACTGCTTTGTTCAAGATGATACTTTTTATGAAGAAACCATATTGGAACTGCGAGTAGCAG GTCTGGGCTCTGCTCCTCTCATCTCTGTTGAGGGTCACCAGGATGGAGGGATCCGGGTGGTTTGTCGATCAGCTGGTTGGTACCCAGAGCCTGAGGTGCTGTGGAAAAATCTCAATGGACGACATTTACCATCACTCTGTGAAACAAAATCCCAAGGGGATAACAACATGTTTGAAACAGAAACTGTGATCATTCTAACAGAACATTCAAACCAAAACTTATCCTGTTGCATCAGGAACATCTTTCTCAATCAAGAAAAGGAATCAGCAGTTTATATAGCAG ATCCATTTTTCCCGAGGGTGAATTCCTGGATGGTGGCTCTCAGTGTGATCCtggtggttttgtttggtttcatTGGTCACACTGTTTATCTCTTTAAAATGAAAG ATCAAGTTACAATGAAGATGAAGATTCTCTCATTCTGCCACAGCTCCAGAGCCAGCTcccctctccctggttttattgttttcttctttaattgTTATGTTCACAGGATAGAATCAGGTAGGAATCCGCCCTGTGGCTGCTGTTTCTTAGAGGATTTTTTTAGACCCCTGAAGTGTCTTAACAACATGCTTGACATAAAGTCAGTGGAACGACTCCCAGTGTGTAAACTTAACCACGCAAGAAGCTCAGCACCTTCATTATTCAATTTTTGCCCTGATTGTATTGCTGCTGCTGGGTTATTTTATTTGCTCCTGGGATAG
- the LOC122456721 gene encoding zinc finger protein RFP-like, translating into MAAASPMESLQEAATCPVCLEYFTHPVTLECGHNLCRACITQCWEETTTAASCPQCRETVQQRNLRPNRQLANVVEIAKWLGFQAAKGAGGGGVCGEHQQALKLFCEEDQTPICVICRESRPHCTHTVVPVQEAAQEYKKQTQTERQNIVSQVQQLWQFLEKQERLLLAQMEKLDKAIVTILGLSSD; encoded by the exons ATGGCTGCAGCGAGCCCCATGGAAAGTCTCCAGGAGGCAGCGACATGTCCCGTCTGTCTGGAGTATTTCACACACCCTGTCACTCTGGAGTGTGGGCACAATCTCTGCCGAGCCTGCATCACCCAGTGCTGGGAGGAAACCACTACAGCCGCCTCCTGCCCTCAGTGCAGAGAAACTGTGCAACAGAGAAACCTCAGGCCCAACAGGCAGCTGGCAAATGTCGTAGAAATCGCCAAGTGGCTGGGTTTTCAAGCAGCgaaaggagcaggagggggcggggtgtgtggggAACACCAGCAGGCTCTGAAACTGTTCTGTGAAGAGGATCAAACCCCCATCTGTGTGATCTGCAGAGAGTCCCGGCCCCACTGTACTCACACGGTGGTTCCCGTACAGGAAGCCGCCCAGGAGTACAAG aaacaaacacaaactgAGAGGCAAAATATTGTGTCTCAAGTTCAGCAACTGTGGCAGTTCCTAGAGAAACAAGAGCGACTCCTGCTGGCCCAGATGGAAAAGCTGGACAAGGCTATTGTGAcgatactagggctgtcaagcgattaa
- the LOC119843336 gene encoding butyrophilin subfamily 1 member A1-like isoform X1 produces the protein MKILSFCHSSRASSPLPGFVVFFLICSVLKMESAKFTVIGPRDPVIAILSQEAVLPCHLSPRMSAANMELRWYRSQFASFVHLYRDGKDQYDGQMPEYWRRTELLKAGFTDGNVALKILNIRHSDEGQYHCFVQDDTFYEETILELRVAGLGSAPLISVEGHQDGGIRVVCRSAGWYPEPEVLWKNLNGRHLPSLCETKSQGDNNMFETETVIILTEHSNQNLSCCIRNIFLNQEKESAVYIADPFFPRVNSWMVALSVILVVLFGFIGHTVYLFKMKDKRDKEINLRDKEIRWRRSVAPIKKANVTLDPDTAHPKLVLSEDRKSVRCGDTRQDLPDNLERFDIDPCVLGCEGFTVGRHSWEVEVGGQGVWAVGVAGESVKRKGHISRNSEEGIWAVEQGWAGQFQALSSPVTSLPQRRVPSRIRVCLDCDWGQVTFFDAADEAPIFTFPPGSASGERIRPWVWVGWGSQLRLCP, from the exons ATGAAGATTCTCTCATTCTGCCACAGCTCCAGAGCCAGCTCCcctctccctggttttgttgttttcttcctTATTTGTTCTGTTCTCAAGATGGAATCAG CAAAGTTCACAGTGATTGGACCCCGTGACCCTGTCATTGCCATCCTGAGTCAGGAAGCTGTGTTACCCTGTCACCTGTCCCCACGGATGAGCGCTGCAAACATGGAGCTGAGATGGTACCGATCTCAGTTTGCATCTTTTGTGCACCTGTATCGTGATGGGAAGGATCAGTATGATGGGCAGATGCCAGAGTATtggagaaggacagagcttttGAAAGCTGGATTCACCGATGGAAATGTTGCCTTGAAGATTCTCAATATCAGACACTCTGATGAAGGACAATACCACTGCTTTGTTCAAGATGATACTTTTTATGAAGAAACCATATTGGAACTGCGAGTAGCAG GTCTGGGCTCTGCTCCTCTCATCTCTGTTGAGGGTCACCAGGATGGAGGGATCCGGGTGGTTTGTCGATCAGCTGGTTGGTACCCAGAGCCTGAGGTGCTGTGGAAAAATCTCAATGGACGACATTTACCATCACTCTGTGAAACAAAATCCCAAGGGGATAACAACATGTTTGAAACAGAAACTGTGATCATTCTAACAGAACATTCAAACCAAAACTTATCCTGTTGCATCAGGAACATCTTTCTCAATCAAGAAAAGGAATCAGCAGTTTATATAGCAG ATCCATTTTTCCCGAGGGTGAATTCCTGGATGGTGGCTCTCAGTGTGATCCtggtggttttgtttggtttcatTGGTCACACTGTTTATCTCTTTAAAATGAAAG ACAAACGAGATAAAGAAATAA ACCTACGAGATAAAGAAATAA GGTGGAGAAGATCTGTGGCACCTATAAAAAAAG cgaatgtgactctggatccagacacggctCATCCCAAACTCGTTCTGTCTGAGGATCGGAAAAGTGTGAGATGTGGAGACACCCGGCAGGATCTGCCCGACAACCTTGAGAGATTTGACATTGACCCctgtgtgctgggctgtgaggggttCACcgtggggagacattcctgggaaGTGGAGGTGGGGGGTCAAGGagtctgggctgtgggggtggccgGAGAATCTGTGAAGAGGAAGGGACATATCAGCCGTAACTCTGAGGAGGGGATCTGGgctgtggagcagggctgggcgggTCAgttccaggctctcagctcccctgtGACCTCCCTGCCCCAGCGCCGGGTCCCCAGCAGGATCCGGGTTTGTCTGGACTGTGACTGGGGGCAGGTGACATTTTTCGATGCTGCTGATGAGGCCCCGATCTTCACTTTCCCACCGGGCTCTGCCTCTGGGGAGAGAATCCGACCCTGGGTCTGGGTAGGGTGGGGATCCCAGCTCAGACTGTGTCCCTGA